The DNA region AAGAGCTTTTTATCGAAAGACtgattgaagaaatgagaattttcCAAATAACACCCGAAGACATGAAAACTACTAATCTGGTAAGTTCAATATgcttatattaaatacttattcTTGCTCATATATGTCATCTGATTCATGGTCATAATTTTGCAGATatttttcccaattttataCGAAAGTCATTATTATGTTGTTGTCATCAACATTGCGAAGAAAGTAATTGAAGTCCTCGACAATCTACCACTGGACCCAGATATAGAATGGGAACATAAATATGTTACAATTCGGAAACTGGTATTGTTGAAGTGTTTTTTACACATAATGTATGTTAAAGTGTTTatgtttattaacttctttgTAAAACAGGTTGAAAACGTTGTGGAGTACTTCAATACTATCGACCAAGAGATGTCAACCCAAATTGCCCAATTCCCGgtcaatgttttaaatttacattGGCAAGACAGTTCAAATAAAACGGATTGCGGAATATACTGCATGAGACATATTCATACTTACTATGGCAATGCAGATTGGGAATGTGCTATAAGccaaaaaaatgtaagttaaatattttcacattttatttgtttcacaaatctttaataaataaccGGTGAATTATCATTTTCTTAGGCAAAGGGAATGATTGAAGCTTTGCGAGCCAAATACACCGCAATGATCATCCGTTCAAGTTTGAACCGAAATCTAAGGAACATCTTATTGAAGTATCTGGAAATTTTGAAAGAAGATTGTCCTGAAACATTTAACCTGTATAATAATCcaagtatataaattttttgtcttcaattattttctagtcttcaattatagtatgagttaaaaaacaagaaacaagtataatatgagttgaaAATGCCATTTCGTGACAAgaaaacaagtataatatgagttgaaaataccatttcgggacaaaaacaAAGTAGTTTAGGGACAAGAAACGTTTGGTTTAGGGACAAGAaacgtgtggtttcgggacaagaaatgaatggtttcgggacccgaaaagttgTTTCGGGATAAGAaacgtgtggtttcgggacccgagaagttgtttcgggacaagaaacgtgtggtttcgggacccgagaAGTTGTTTCTGGACAAGAaacgtgtggtttcgggacccgagaagttgtttcgggacaagaaacgtgtggtttcgggacccgaaatggatggtttcgggacccgaaatggatggtttcgggacccgaaatggatggtttagGGACCCGAaaagttgtttcgggacccgaaatggatggtttcgggacccgaaaagttgtttcgggacaagaaacgtgtggtttcgggacccgaaaagttgtttcgggacccgaattggatggtttcgggacaagaacattatcaaataagtactatcttcgttaaagatatgataaaaaagtaaaaatattcaaagtgacaacaacattatcaaataagtactctcttcaatatcaaataaatactatcttcgttaaagatatgataaaaaagtaaaaatattcaaagtgacaacaacattatcaaataagtactctcttcattatcaaataaatactatcttcgttgaatgttatccccacacgcattatcttcgacatatacttgagaggacaaaagtgatgtaaaggaaaattgagttgaaagtggatcattccattgctgttgttgttgtgttgaatccaaaactgtagatgttgtggccgtatctctcttcttttttgatctcgaagtcttggggattttttcaattaaggattgtttcctctttgttggtggtcgtcctcgacttctaactttgttaggagagtgtatcaaaatggatgtagcgggagattgaaatggagatggagatggagatgcttctgtgctttggtctttagatgcttcagtatggcttccatgattaagtgacataaactgttccatcaagccttttattccgttcatccaaaaagaacagctgacttcagattttactccaacttgttgaacctcttgcatcaatcgagttagactattgtgacgttttttttcttcaacagacatatctgaatcataaatgttggtgatattttgatacccacgcttaatatctttacgccaccggtccattatataatgcattggtacctcattcaccctcatttttttcaatacagccatgatatgcctacacaaaacacctctgaactcaaacaatcgacattgaCATTTCACATTGCAATCATTTTCTGTGTAATgtactttgtaagaaacatctcttacatgttctccattaacccccagaatgatttcctcaactctaaatatactaactgacccttcctcttcaatgactgagatgtcgcacaacatcaaacctctaacttcttcttgaaccaatctaaatatatctggagtgtagaaggtttggtattgtctttcaaaggcaaatccacttacagttggtatcaaagaattaaaaggtttgaaatccaatttcttttctctctcgatatttcgcaacagagccctatcatattgctcgacgaATTGTTTGAGAGATGTTTTGGACTAcacgtagtcatcaaagaatgcgttcatactttcactccgttgagatgttgacatgccggcccaaaattgtcctttgacataaacaggtatccatttagatctttccaaatacaaagatttcaaccaaacattatcttccaactgataatcttcaattaATCTATTCCAATCATCTTcacattgttgaatatttatggaattgtatactatgtttttcagcctcttctttattagatgatattcagtatggcttccaagttttataggaagtttcttcattatatgccacaaacaaaatcgatgatgagttttaggaaataccttctcaattgcaatcgccatggatcgacattggtctgtgattatggcatttggaggtctatcatgcatacattccaaccaagttctaaacaaccaagtgaaagaatttgaatcctcACTTGACAATAATCCACATCCAagcaaaatggattgaccatgatgattaacaccaacaaacggagcgaaaggcatgtcatagcgatttgtcaaataggttgtatcgaaagagataacatcatgaaaatcttcaaaggcagccctgcacctaccatctgcccaaaacacgtttttaattcgggattcctcgtccaaatcaataaggtagaagaagtttgagttcctggtttgcattcttaagaaataattagtgagtgcttcagcatccccaatccctaacctcaaccgtcgtgcttctgtaacgtaatttctacatgtcctctcatcgaaagacatgttttcataccctccagcttcaactacaagtgattgaaatgttttggccacagttattccagcttcatcgtttgtatccaatcttctttttacatttccgtcaatcactttgtaggatctaacatgacgtattctctttgggcttaatgtatggttgtgctcaagagaaatacttgttatcacatattccccttcatttcgaacaacaacattaatctttgctttacaatctgtcttcgttattggtctaggctgatgaaacttattttttgctttcgattctttcataaaactcttggcacaaccaacgctgaaatatttcctcttaccacctacatttttgctccctaatttggtaatgccgaatcccgttaagtgggcatatgatgtgtagaattcaagaagttgttcttcggaggaaaatgtcattccaacactaggaatgtgactgcaaaaattatgtgaaaccgtaagaaaaaagtccataaaacacccatttcgggtcccgaatccaaccatttcgggtcccgaaacaacccgtttcgagtcccgaaaccacctttcgggtcccgaaacaaccagtttcgggtcccgaaacaacccgtttcgagtcccgaaaccacctttcgggtcccgaaacaaccagtttcgggtcccgaaacaacccgtttcgagtcccgaaaccacctttcgggtcacCAAAcaacctttcgggtcccgaaacaacaagtttcgggtcccgaaaccacccgtttcgggtcccgaaaccacctttcaggtcccgaaaccacctatttcgggtcccgaaacaaaacaatgtttgtcccgaaatggttggttttgaccctttcttgtcccgaaacgactcatttcgggtcccgaaacacaaaATTTTTTTACCCGAAACACAACATTTTCTTACAAGACACCacacatttcgggacaaggaaggaccatttcttgtcccgaaaccaaccatttcgggacaaggaaggaccctttcttgtcccgaaaccactagatCTGTTCAGGGTACCTTTGGGGTTCAACGGGGGTGGAACTGTTCaggttaagttcttcatctactgggTTGTTCAAGTTTGGTGCTTCTGTATCCTGAAAATTCAAACCGTTTAAATCCATATATACATCTGTAAAATgtaaaaccctagatctgtaaaatctaaaccctagatctataaaatctaaactctggatctattaaaaaaataataaagatccttaaaaaggataccattgAGAAGTAAATGCAGCCGTGGAAAaaaataaatgcagccggagaagagaaataaatgctgCCGGAgctggagaagagaaataaatgaagcgtttcagagagagaaagaaatgcagaaatatgaaaccctattgggtgaaagaggatatgcagaaacgttttatttttttttattttttttttctttctctctcctagctggcaaggccacgtaggattcgtggccttgctttcgctagtCATTCGTTGGctttatcatttctctatttataATTGGTTGCATTCTTGGATGTTCTTATATTGTTGGTGAGAAAATTGAGTTCTCCTCTCGTTCACTTTTTGTACAATACATTCTTAgcataaagtttttttttttataaatatacaccaaattttgtttttgttgttgccTAAGTGTTGGATTTGGTTAGATGGGTAGTAGAAGTGttggaaattttatttatttatttttaatttaaaagggCTATCAATCTAACTGTACTGTGAAGCAATACTTATAATTCTGaaatcttcatcatcaagaACAACAGTTGTCTTGCTTAAAACTTAACCCTTGTTTgatgagagaaagaaagaatcaATCTTAAGTTTTGTTCTCTCCACATGGACTTGTTTACTTTATATACAACTGTTTCTTCTGGAAAGTTTATTATCATTAACATTATTGTTATGAAAAAAAGCATCTTCTTTGTTTTTAAAACATCCAGCTCTCATTCCAACTGTCAATTACAAAAGTAATGATATAATTTGGTGAATTTGGTGcttaatttaaatgttttaaagaataTGGGCAAGTTTTTGTAAATATAACAAAACTAAAAGGACTAGTTTGAATATTTCGGTTGCTAAGAAAATATCCAACTTTATGGTCCCTAGAGAGATAAGATGTTTATTTACCGTTAGATGTGGCACGTAGTTTGATGctcatctttaaaaaaaaccaaaaaaaaaaacagaagaGATCCAACCTGTCACCTCCACGTGTCGGTTGATGAGTTGGACCGCATAATGTAACTTGACTTTATAGTTTATATAAACCCTCTTATTATTAATTGAACCAAACCCATTtcgttttcttcttcttcttcattattcATTATCAGGTAGGGCAGTTTTTCGAGAacttgaaagaaagaaagaaagaaagagaaaatggGGAAGTTTGAAGAACAGGTGAAGGACAGAGCAAAGGAGCTGAAGAATCTGTTCCAGAAAGGAGTGAAGATTGTGGGAAATTCTTGCAAGAAGGGATGGAAGAAGGTCAAGAATATCAAAAGTTGATTAAGAAAgagtattttgattttgattttcatagTAAAAGGATTGATTCTGATGTTTAATTACCTCTacatcttattcttcttctattCGTTTTAATCTTCAATGTTTCTTATGGAAATTTACTTActgaaatttatataatatttttgtactCAGAGTTCATAGacccattttatttttttcaatttcttacaTAATATCTAGAATCAAAAGATTGCATATATTTAGAATAagattataaacaaaaaagatTGTTTCTTTACTATCTacttttgttataaattttgtGAATAACCGATCTCAttcaatgaaaatgaaagaCTTCACcaattgatttaataataatcacttatttattcaaatgatcttaaatgtattataatttttttttatttgaagatttAACACTATTTACATGTCTTCTAGATCATtacctaatttttttctataaataaattgattgttatattttttaaaagttgctataaatataaattattgacaATATTATGGGCAAAATGGGTGAACCTATCAATTTTGGAATTTTCCCTAAAAGATTCAAGAATACTCTATCAGGAAGAAATTTGCAAGGAAGCAAACGAAAGTATTGATAATGACATGAATAATAAGTCCATTTCATGAATGGACCATTCTCATCCTGACCCAAATTGAATtgggtcttgtttgatttaacttatttacatacatacattaaatgaaataaagaagAACAAGATCTAGTCttgaatgtatataaaaaagaaCCCAATTCAACCTTGTAGTAACCAATGGTCTATAGCCCAGATCATAACTTTTACATATAAAAAGTTTTTGTATTGTACTAAGTACTAACCTAAGAGCAATGGAGGGCTCAGAAGAGCAGGAGACAGAACATTAAACAACAGAAGAGAAAGAAACATAATCTTCCCAATGATCTGTCTGTTTCCACCAAGTGCCTTCTCATTCTAGGACTACTGCTTCCTGCTAGCCTATAAGAGTACTCTCCATTATACAAATTCCCAAATATCCTCTCATAAACCATTCGGCCAGCCAACGCCGCCGCAGGCTGTAACAATGTTTGGTGGTGATGAAATTGTTGTTGCTGACAGTTTGGAGATACACAGGAGGATGAAGAGGGAGGACTTGAAGGTCTTCTAGGGATTATGATTTTGTCATTGGAGGAGGATGATGAGGGTTTAGAACAAGTTTGGCCTTTGGCATAAAGAGGGATAAGTTTTCTTTCTGAAATGTTGGTTTTGCATACTGGGCATTGTGGTTTCATTttctccttttcttcttcttcttcttctacttctgAATTGGATGTTTTGAAATGGATCCATTTGTAGATACATGGCCAGCAGTAGAGGTGACCGCATAATGTCACCACTGGATCATGTACAGGATCTAAACAGATGTTGCATTCAAATCCACCAGATGAACaattatttccttcattttcatCTGGGTAATTTGATATGCACTTCTCAATTGAAGTACCACCATACTCTGGTTGTTGAAAGTATTGATCCATGGCCCCTAGTGTGTAGTTTCTGGAAATCAGATGCAAAAGATTTCAGGTTTTAATTCCTAGAAgatatcaaaatcaaatcagCAGGAAACAAATTGAAATCAAAACAGCCAAAATCCAGATTCTGTGGGCACAAAAACTCAAAACCAGGTC from Impatiens glandulifera chromosome 5, dImpGla2.1, whole genome shotgun sequence includes:
- the LOC124940722 gene encoding E3 ubiquitin-protein ligase RMA1H1-like, encoding MDQYFQQPEYGGTSIEKCISNYPDENEGNNCSSGGFECNICLDPVHDPVVTLCGHLYCWPCIYKWIHFKTSNSEVEEEEEEKEKMKPQCPVCKTNISERKLIPLYAKGQTCSKPSSSSSNDKIIIPRRPSSPPSSSSCVSPNCQQQQFHHHQTLLQPAAALAGRMVYERIFGNLYNGEYSYRLAGSSSPRMRRHLVETDRSLGRLCFFLFCCLMFCLLLF